The proteins below come from a single Haliaeetus albicilla chromosome 22, bHalAlb1.1, whole genome shotgun sequence genomic window:
- the LOC138690369 gene encoding olfactory receptor 14I1-like encodes MVEQRKVILMANSFSDRGKDSAGNKCLSPAEGENSSDLFHLFHSSFPWSPRDPRREPREGRESAALGWSCAAELCRAPGAEGAHDPHAQRDQMSNSSSITQFLLLAFADTWELQLLHFGLFLGIYLAALMGNGLIITTIACDHHLHTPMYFFLLNLSLLDLGCISTTLPKVMANSLWDTRAISYLGCAAQAFLLVFFISAEYFLLTIMAYDRYIAICKPLHYGTLMDSRACVHMAAAAWGSACFYALLHTANTFSITLCQGHALDQFFCEIPQILKLACSDAYLREFQLLVFSAFVFLGCFVFIVLSYVQIFRAVLRIPSEQGRHKAFSTCLPHLAVVSLFLSTAIFACLKPPSISSPSLNLLVAVLYSVVPPAVNPLIYSMRNQDLKDAVWKWMTEFFQKL; translated from the exons ATGGTGGAACAAAGGAAGGTGATTCTCATGGCCAACTCTTTTTCTGATAGAGGAAAGGACAGTGCTGGCAATAAGTGTCTCTCCCCAGCTGAGGGAGAGAACAGCAGTGATTTGTTCCATCTCTTTCACAGCAGCttcccctggagccccagggaccccaggagggagcccagagagggcagagaaagtgctgccttgggctggtcctgtgctgctgagctgtGCCGGGCTCCTGGGGCGGAGGGAGCTCATG ATCCCCATGCCCAGAGGGACCaaatgtccaacagcagctccatcacccagttcctcctcctggcatttgcagacacatgggagctgcagctcttgcactttgggctcttcctgggcatctacctggctgccctcatGGGCAACGGCCTCATCATCACCACCATAGCCTGcgaccaccacctccacacccccatgtacttcttccttctcaacctctccctcctcgaCCTTGGCTGCATTTCCACCACTCTCCCCAAAGTCATGGCCAACTCTCTCTGGGACACCAGGGCCATCTCCTACTTGGGATGTGCTGCCCAGGCCTTTCTGcttgtctttttcatttcagcagagtattttcttctcaccatcatggcctatgaccgctacattgccatctgcaaacccctgcactacgggactCTCATGGACAGCAGAGcctgtgtccacatggcagcagctgcctggggaagtgCTTGTTTCTATGCTttgctgcacactgccaatacattttcaataACTCTCTGCCAAGGCCATGCCCTcgaccagttcttctgtgaaatcccccagatcctcaagctcgCCTGCTCAGATGCCTACCTCAGGGAATTTCAGCTTCTCGTGTTTAgtgcttttgtctttttggggtgttttgttttcattgtgctgtcctatgtgcagatcttcagggcggtgctgaggatcccctctgagcagggacggcacaaagccttttctacctgcctccctcacctggccGTGGTCTCCCTGTTTCTCAGCACTGCCATATTTGCCTGCCTGAAacctccctccatctcctccccatccttgAATCTGTTGGTGGCAGTGCTGTACTCAGTCGTGCCGCCAGCagtgaaccccctcatctacagcatgaggaaccaGGACCTCAAGGATGCAGTGTGGAAATGGATGACAGAATTTTTCCAGAAGCTGTAG